A genomic window from Cricetulus griseus strain 17A/GY chromosome 4, alternate assembly CriGri-PICRH-1.0, whole genome shotgun sequence includes:
- the Ypel1 gene encoding protein yippee-like 1, with the protein MVKMTKSKTFQAYLPHCHRTYSCIHCRAHLANHDELISKSFQGSQGRAYLFNSVVNVGCGPAEERVLLTGLHAVADIYCENCKTTLGWKYEHAFESSQKYKEGKFIIELAHMIKDNGWE; encoded by the exons ATGGTGAAAATGACCAAGTCCAAAACTTTCCAGGCTTATCTGCCACACTGTCACAGAACTTACAGCTGTATCCACTGCAGAGCCCATCTGGCCAATCACGATGAGCTCATCTCTAAG TCCTTTCAGGGGAGTCAGGGGCGAGCCTACCTCTTCAACTCTGT GGTGAATGTGGGCTGTGGCCCCGCTGAGGAGAGAGTCCTTCTAACTGGGCTGCATGCAGTGGCCGACATCTACTGTGAAAACTGCAAGACTACCCTCGGGTGGAAATAC GAACATGCCTTTGAGAGCAGTCAGAaatacaaagaaggaaaatttaTTATTGAACTTGCCCACATGATCAAAGACAATGGCTGGGAGTAG